The Falco peregrinus isolate bFalPer1 chromosome 9, bFalPer1.pri, whole genome shotgun sequence genome includes a window with the following:
- the LOC101919090 gene encoding DEP domain-containing mTOR-interacting protein-like isoform X2 → MQKLMDHYIIHHVCDEHSDYKDAKLLYRFRKDDGTFPLSKDVKVFMRGQSLYEKLVSVEGSILKVREENSVKYQRTFLGCEMIDWLVQEGEVENRKEAVELGRALLEHGIIQHVSNRHHFFDSDILYQFWINFRRRRRLTELLNENSSRTLSESPDSPFCLRKLNPEPGNTSFLSVQTNKEIKIVSAVRRSSITSLAGNSNPYFSTAPTLVFPPVAECNPKSVLKRPVTNEELLSPGAPYIKKTLTIVGDAVGWGFVVRGGRPCHIQAVDPGGPAAAAGMKVCQFVFSVNGMYVLHLDYQTISSLIMTGPRTLVLEVMEAIE, encoded by the exons TCTGCGACGAGCACTCGGACTACAAGGATGCCAAGCTGCTGTATCGCTTCCGCAAGGATGATGGGACCTTCCCTCTCAGCAAGGATGTGAAGGTGTTCATGAGAGGCCAGAGTCTTTACGAGAA GCTGGTGAGCGTGGAAGGGTCAATTCTGAAGGTGAGAGAGGAGAATTCAGTCAAGTACCAGAGGACTTTCCTGGGCTGTGAAATGATCGACTGGCTTGTTCAGGAGGGAGAAGTAGAGAACCGAAAGGAAGCGGTGGAGCTGGGCCGGGCGCTGCTGGAGCATGGGATCATTCAGCATG TCTCCAATAGGCATCACTTCTTTGACAGTGACATCCTCTACCAATTCTGGATCAACTTTCGACGGAGGCGCCGTCTCACAGAGTTACTCAATGAGAACTCTTCTCGCACCCTCTCCGAGAGCCCGGACAGCCCCTTCTGTCTTCGCAAGCTCAACCCGGAGCCAGGCAACACCAGCTTTCTCTCTG TCCAAACCAACAAGGAGATCAAAATCGTCTCAGCGGTTCGAAGGAGCAGCATCACTTCCCTCGCTGGAAACTCCAACCCCTACTTCAGCACTGCTCCTACGTTGGTATTCCCTCCTGTGGCTGAATGCAACCCCAAATCAG TGTTAAAGAGACCCGTCACCAATGAAGAGCTCCTGTCCCCTGGGGCCCCCTACATCAAGAAAACACTGACT aTTGTGGGGGATGCGGTGGGCTGGGGGTTTGTGGTCCGAGGAGGAAGACCTTGCCACATCCAGGCAGTGGACCCAGGAGGacccgctgctgctgcagggatgaaG GTGTGCCAGTTTGTTTTCTCAGTGAATGGTATGTATGTTTTGCATCTGGACTACCAGACCATCAGCAGCCTCATCATGACAGGGCCACGAACTCTTGTGCTGGAAGTCATGGAAGCCATTGAATGA